The following are encoded in a window of Brevibacillus sp. DP1.3A genomic DNA:
- a CDS encoding PLP-dependent aminotransferase family protein, which translates to MRELSAIRFTEGEPLFIQIYHFIKDEILRNQIAYEEFLPSIRSCAQTLAVSKNTVEVAYQLLVSEGYISSIPKKGYQVTYKAGPPSGQHAAEREDSRIPPIRYDFRYGNIELGAFPFHPWNKLRNKLISNHQRTYMVEGLAQGEYVLRKELSKLLHETRGVLATPEQIIIGATPQQLVSIVVQLLDREKHVTGVENPGYDGARNTFLNGGYRVHGISLEADGVSIEELKRSGASIMYVSPSQQFINKMTMSLEKRNQLTLWAQSLSHAYLVEDDYEWEFKYQESYIPSIQSLSPQKVVYIGRLSKALLPLVNVSYVVLPYELLSRFHQRMPEYDQPVSRLDQLTLAAYLSDGYWHRHLQHMRKDYVEKREVFLQAVARYMDGRVEIEGKDTGLHVFLTVKSQRTEAELMECAYQKGVKVYGTARYWLHDTREHPTVLLGYGALTPDDIQEGIRLLASAWFE; encoded by the coding sequence TTGCGAGAGCTATCTGCCATTCGTTTTACAGAGGGAGAGCCACTGTTCATCCAAATCTATCACTTTATCAAAGACGAAATATTGCGTAACCAAATCGCGTATGAAGAATTTCTCCCCTCGATCAGAAGCTGTGCGCAAACGCTTGCTGTCAGCAAAAATACAGTGGAAGTTGCCTATCAGCTACTGGTATCGGAAGGGTACATCAGCAGCATTCCGAAAAAAGGGTACCAGGTGACGTACAAAGCAGGACCTCCTTCCGGGCAGCATGCAGCGGAACGAGAAGACTCTCGTATACCGCCGATTCGCTATGACTTTCGCTACGGCAACATCGAGCTGGGGGCATTCCCTTTTCATCCGTGGAATAAGCTACGCAACAAGCTCATTTCCAACCATCAGCGCACGTATATGGTGGAGGGGCTGGCTCAAGGCGAATACGTCTTGCGAAAGGAACTCTCGAAATTGCTACATGAAACGAGAGGAGTCCTCGCCACCCCGGAGCAGATCATTATTGGAGCCACCCCGCAACAGTTGGTGTCGATTGTCGTCCAGCTTTTGGACAGAGAGAAGCATGTGACTGGCGTAGAAAATCCGGGCTATGATGGTGCGAGAAATACGTTTCTCAACGGTGGCTACCGCGTACACGGCATTTCCTTGGAGGCAGACGGTGTATCCATCGAAGAGCTGAAGAGAAGCGGGGCTAGCATCATGTACGTGAGTCCTTCGCAGCAATTCATCAACAAAATGACGATGTCTTTGGAGAAAAGAAACCAATTGACCCTGTGGGCACAATCCTTATCGCATGCTTATTTGGTGGAGGATGACTACGAATGGGAGTTCAAATATCAAGAGAGCTACATCCCTTCGATTCAGAGTCTGTCTCCCCAAAAGGTTGTTTACATTGGGCGGCTCTCCAAAGCATTGCTGCCGCTCGTAAACGTCAGCTACGTCGTCCTTCCTTACGAGCTGTTATCGCGTTTTCACCAGCGTATGCCTGAATACGATCAGCCTGTTTCCCGCTTGGACCAGTTGACGCTAGCGGCGTATTTGTCCGATGGCTATTGGCATAGACACTTGCAGCACATGCGAAAAGACTATGTGGAAAAGCGAGAGGTGTTTCTTCAGGCGGTCGCTCGTTACATGGACGGACGTGTGGAAATAGAAGGGAAGGATACGGGGCTGCATGTATTTTTGACCGTAAAAAGTCAGCGTACGGAAGCGGAACTCATGGAGTGTGCCTATCAAAAGGGTGTAAAAGTCTACGGAACTGCCCGATACTGGCTGCATGATACAAGGGAGCATCCGACGGTTTTGCTAGGGTACGGAGCGCTGACCCCCGACGATATTCAGGAGGGCATTCGCTTGTTGGCTAGTGCCTGGTTCGAGTAA
- a CDS encoding MFS transporter, with product MEATKAQQNRDILIRILMFTLVISSMSALVFNIALPEISKEFGLSIAQVSWLSTAYGLLYAIGTVTYGKLADRYKLKNLLTFGLLVFTAGSFFGLVSDSFAMALFGRCLQAVGAAVIPATAMLIPLRYFPPERRGSVLGRTAVGLALGGALGPVIAALIVSFAHWRWLFSIPLLILLTLPFYRKYLEDEEIASGGKFDWVGGSLLAISVTSLLLGVTNGSWWFALASLVTLLLFVVRIRSVADPFVQPKVFANKQYTIGILMAFLISGMGISLYYLSPLLLAQVQQLSTSWIGFVMVPAAIASALLGRVGGKLADRRGNVFLYFVASSLLIGCFGLLSTFTSASVIGIALFLILGNVGQSFMQISMANSISRTLTKEQAGVGMGIFSMLSFISMGIASAVYSKVIDLGATTNWNPVNPYTSGFIYSNIYLMMALMHVCLIVFYYFQFGRAKGQSLLADS from the coding sequence ATGGAAGCGACAAAAGCGCAGCAAAACAGGGACATATTAATCCGGATATTGATGTTTACCTTAGTCATATCCTCCATGAGTGCTTTGGTGTTTAACATTGCACTCCCCGAAATTAGCAAGGAGTTTGGTTTGAGCATTGCGCAGGTGAGCTGGCTATCGACCGCATATGGATTGTTATACGCGATCGGAACCGTGACGTATGGCAAACTGGCGGATCGATACAAGCTCAAGAATTTGTTGACGTTTGGACTCTTGGTGTTTACGGCTGGTTCGTTTTTTGGTTTGGTCTCCGATTCCTTTGCGATGGCCCTCTTCGGAAGATGCTTGCAGGCAGTAGGGGCGGCTGTCATTCCGGCTACTGCGATGCTCATTCCTTTGCGGTACTTCCCGCCTGAGCGCAGGGGTTCTGTTTTAGGAAGAACGGCAGTAGGATTGGCTCTTGGCGGTGCACTCGGTCCTGTAATCGCGGCGTTAATCGTCAGCTTTGCCCATTGGCGCTGGCTGTTTTCCATACCGCTCCTGATCTTGCTTACGCTGCCGTTCTACCGCAAATATCTGGAGGATGAGGAGATCGCGTCTGGTGGGAAGTTTGATTGGGTGGGCGGTTCCCTACTAGCGATCAGCGTGACGTCATTGCTCTTGGGAGTAACGAATGGATCGTGGTGGTTTGCATTGGCGAGTTTGGTTACTTTGCTCCTATTCGTCGTACGAATTCGTTCGGTAGCTGATCCGTTTGTACAGCCGAAGGTTTTTGCCAACAAGCAGTATACAATCGGGATTCTAATGGCATTTCTTATAAGTGGAATGGGGATATCGCTTTATTATCTCAGTCCGCTGCTCTTGGCTCAGGTGCAGCAGCTATCGACGAGCTGGATCGGCTTTGTGATGGTTCCAGCGGCTATCGCTTCGGCATTGCTTGGTCGCGTGGGAGGAAAGCTCGCGGACAGGCGGGGGAATGTTTTTCTGTATTTCGTTGCGTCTAGTTTACTGATTGGCTGCTTTGGCTTGCTGTCGACTTTCACAAGTGCATCGGTTATAGGCATTGCGCTCTTCTTGATCCTAGGCAATGTGGGGCAGTCTTTTATGCAAATCTCGATGGCGAACTCGATCTCGAGGACGTTGACGAAGGAGCAGGCGGGAGTAGGCATGGGGATTTTTTCGATGCTGAGCTTCATTTCCATGGGGATCGCATCTGCGGTATACAGCAAGGTTATCGATCTGGGCGCGACAACCAATTGGAATCCGGTGAATCCGTATACGAGCGGCTTCATTTACAGCAATATTTATTTGATGATGGCCCTGATGCACGTGTGTCTTATCGTCTTCTACTACTTTCAGTTCGGTAGGGCCAAGGGACAAAGCCTTCTGGCAGATAGCTGA
- a CDS encoding TetR/AcrR family transcriptional regulator: MSSSKSLTSSEKLMIAAIDLIAEKGYNGVTTQEIATAAGLSEKTLFRHFGSKRNLLESAFDRYHYTEGLTKLFAEKLVWDLREDLLLISRTYHEMMNRNRKMILISIKDEAHLPGFRERTQKHPRQLMILFTDYFKEMGKKGKMIQTNPEAQATAFMVMNFGAFLNDLDGTSNFSGVSLEVFIEESVEVFARGLTP; encoded by the coding sequence ATGAGCAGCAGCAAAAGTCTTACAAGCAGCGAAAAACTGATGATAGCCGCAATCGATCTCATCGCGGAAAAAGGCTACAACGGCGTAACCACGCAAGAAATTGCCACTGCGGCAGGATTGAGCGAGAAGACGTTGTTTCGTCACTTCGGCAGCAAGCGGAATTTGCTCGAAAGCGCCTTTGACCGTTATCATTACACGGAAGGACTGACAAAGCTTTTTGCGGAGAAGCTTGTGTGGGATTTGCGCGAGGATTTGCTTTTAATCAGCCGAACGTATCACGAAATGATGAACCGCAATCGGAAGATGATTTTGATTAGCATTAAGGATGAGGCCCATTTGCCCGGATTCCGCGAGCGGACCCAAAAGCACCCGCGACAGTTGATGATACTGTTTACGGATTACTTCAAAGAGATGGGCAAAAAGGGCAAGATGATCCAAACGAATCCGGAGGCACAGGCGACTGCCTTCATGGTCATGAATTTCGGAGCGTTTTTGAACGATCTGGATGGCACTAGCAATTTTTCAGGGGTATCTCTGGAGGTATTTATCGAAGAGAGTGTAGAGGTTTTCGCTAGGGGTTTGACTCCCTAG
- a CDS encoding NADH:flavin oxidoreductase/NADH oxidase, producing MALLSTPFQFKGLTLKNRIVMPPMCQYSVDAQDGTPTDWHFVHYVSRAVGGTGLLIVEMTDVEPDGRISNGDLGLWSDEQIPAYTRIVSEAHKYGAKIGIQIAHAGRKAEDAEVPVSSSAIAFPGARYKTPRALTTEEVKQMVVKFQDSARRAVEAGFDTIEIHGAHGYLVHQFHSPLTNQRDDEYGRDKALFGVEIIQAIKEVIPADMPLIMRVSAVEYVDGGYGLDYSTELCRRYKEAGVDIFHISSGGEGPIGSAGRPGVHPGYQVPLARAIKQALDVPVIAVGNLDDPKVAEASIGNGDTDLVAVGRGMLRDPYWALHAIRELSADELQPPQQYSRAF from the coding sequence ATGGCGTTGTTGTCTACCCCGTTTCAGTTTAAAGGACTTACCTTGAAAAATCGGATTGTCATGCCGCCGATGTGCCAGTACTCTGTGGATGCACAAGATGGAACACCAACGGACTGGCATTTTGTTCATTACGTTTCTCGTGCAGTAGGCGGAACAGGTCTGCTCATCGTGGAAATGACCGATGTCGAGCCTGATGGCAGAATTTCCAACGGCGATTTGGGCTTATGGTCTGACGAACAGATTCCGGCGTATACACGAATTGTCTCCGAGGCTCATAAATATGGGGCCAAAATTGGCATACAGATTGCTCATGCTGGCCGCAAAGCGGAAGACGCAGAAGTACCTGTATCGTCGTCCGCGATTGCTTTCCCAGGGGCGCGCTACAAAACGCCACGGGCGTTGACGACAGAAGAGGTTAAGCAAATGGTCGTCAAGTTCCAGGACTCAGCGAGACGTGCGGTGGAAGCCGGGTTTGACACCATTGAAATCCACGGTGCGCACGGATACTTGGTTCACCAGTTCCACTCCCCTTTGACGAATCAGCGTGATGATGAGTACGGGCGTGATAAAGCGCTGTTTGGCGTGGAAATTATTCAGGCGATCAAAGAGGTCATTCCAGCTGACATGCCGCTGATCATGCGCGTCTCTGCCGTAGAGTACGTGGATGGTGGATATGGGCTGGATTACAGCACGGAGCTGTGCCGCCGTTACAAGGAAGCAGGCGTCGATATTTTCCATATATCCAGCGGCGGGGAAGGACCGATTGGTTCAGCAGGCCGTCCAGGTGTTCATCCTGGCTATCAAGTACCATTGGCACGCGCAATTAAGCAGGCACTGGATGTCCCGGTCATTGCAGTCGGCAACCTCGATGATCCAAAAGTGGCGGAAGCATCGATTGGCAATGGCGATACGGATTTGGTAGCAGTCGGCCGCGGCATGCTGCGTGACCCTTATTGGGCACTGCATGCGATTCGTGAGCTGTCGGCGGATGAACTGCAGCCACCGCAGCAATATTCAAGAGCGTTTTAA